In Streptomyces sp. NBC_01408, one DNA window encodes the following:
- a CDS encoding RICIN domain-containing protein has translation MASAASVLTAVQPTRAATPQTPAGTAAAAALPTGWSTVVNAGSGKCLDARSAAMADGTAVQQYACNNSTAQQWSFTPTGDGFVRIGNRNDAEQVVDVSDTSTADNAAVHLWTYGGGANQQWQAVDEGGGAYRFVSRLSGKCLDVPAASTADSVQLVQYTCNGTAAQRFQVAPVSLPPGDVDLGPNVVVFDPSMPSSSIQSRLDSIFRQQESNQFGSQRYAVMFKPGTYSNDVNVGFYTQVLGLGQSPDSVTVNGAVHVEADWFPPQNATQNFWRGAENLSVNPTGGTDRWAVSQAAPYRRMHVRGNLALDDGGWASGGFMADSKIDGQVRSGTQQQWLTRNSQLGSWSGANWNMVFVGSQGVPGNSFPNPPYTTVNQAPVVREKPFLYVDGAGAYKVFVPSLRTDSSATTWANGNAAGTSLGLDRFFVVKPGATAAQIDGALAEGKNLLVTPGVYHLDRTLRVTRPDTVVLGLGLATFIPDNGVTAMTVADVDGVKIAGVLIDAGTTNSRTLMEVGPAGSGADHSANPTSLHDVFFRVGGAAVGKATTSLVVNSDDVIGDHMWIWRGDHGSGIGWNSNTADTGLVVNGDDVTMYGLFVEHYQKDQTIWNGNGGRTYFYQNEMPYDPPNQAAWMNGSTQGYAAYKVAGHVTSHQAYGLGSYCFFNVNSSVTAERAFEAPNSPNVRFRNMVTVSLGGTGTIRHVINDRGGPSNAATNVANLVSYP, from the coding sequence GTGGCTTCGGCCGCCTCGGTCCTCACCGCCGTCCAGCCCACCCGGGCCGCCACCCCGCAGACCCCCGCCGGGACCGCAGCGGCCGCCGCCCTGCCCACCGGCTGGTCCACGGTGGTGAACGCGGGCAGCGGCAAGTGCCTGGACGCGCGGTCGGCCGCGATGGCCGACGGCACCGCGGTGCAGCAGTACGCCTGCAACAACAGCACCGCACAGCAGTGGAGCTTCACGCCGACCGGTGACGGCTTCGTCCGGATCGGCAACCGCAACGACGCGGAGCAGGTGGTGGACGTGAGCGACACCTCCACCGCGGACAACGCGGCCGTGCACCTGTGGACGTACGGCGGCGGCGCCAACCAGCAGTGGCAGGCCGTCGACGAGGGCGGCGGCGCCTACCGGTTCGTCAGCAGGCTCAGCGGCAAATGCCTCGACGTACCGGCCGCCTCGACCGCCGACAGCGTCCAGCTGGTGCAGTACACCTGCAACGGCACGGCGGCCCAGCGCTTCCAGGTGGCGCCCGTGAGCCTTCCGCCGGGGGACGTCGACCTCGGGCCGAACGTGGTCGTCTTCGACCCGTCGATGCCCTCGTCCTCGATCCAGAGCCGACTGGACTCGATCTTCCGGCAGCAGGAGAGCAACCAGTTCGGCTCCCAGCGCTACGCGGTGATGTTCAAGCCGGGTACGTACAGCAACGACGTCAACGTCGGCTTCTACACCCAGGTCCTCGGTCTCGGCCAGTCACCCGACTCGGTCACCGTCAACGGGGCCGTGCACGTGGAGGCGGACTGGTTCCCGCCGCAGAACGCCACCCAGAACTTCTGGCGCGGGGCCGAGAACCTGTCGGTGAACCCCACGGGCGGCACCGACCGGTGGGCCGTCTCCCAGGCCGCCCCATACCGGCGCATGCACGTCCGGGGCAACCTCGCGCTGGACGACGGCGGTTGGGCCAGCGGCGGATTCATGGCCGACTCCAAGATCGACGGCCAGGTGCGGTCGGGCACCCAGCAGCAGTGGCTGACCCGCAACTCCCAGCTCGGCAGCTGGAGCGGCGCCAACTGGAACATGGTCTTCGTCGGCAGCCAGGGCGTGCCGGGCAACAGCTTCCCGAACCCGCCGTACACCACGGTGAACCAGGCCCCCGTCGTCCGCGAGAAGCCCTTCCTGTACGTGGACGGCGCGGGCGCCTACAAGGTGTTCGTGCCGTCCCTGCGGACCGACTCCTCGGCCACCACCTGGGCGAACGGGAACGCCGCGGGCACCTCGCTCGGCCTGGACCGGTTCTTCGTCGTCAAGCCCGGAGCCACGGCCGCGCAGATCGACGGGGCACTGGCGGAAGGGAAGAACCTGCTGGTCACGCCTGGTGTCTACCATCTGGACCGGACTCTGCGGGTGACCCGCCCCGACACGGTCGTCCTCGGGCTCGGCCTCGCCACCTTCATCCCCGACAACGGTGTCACCGCCATGACGGTCGCCGACGTCGACGGGGTGAAGATCGCGGGCGTGCTCATCGACGCCGGAACCACCAACTCCAGGACGCTGATGGAGGTGGGCCCGGCCGGCTCCGGCGCCGACCACTCGGCCAACCCCACCTCCCTGCACGACGTCTTCTTCCGCGTCGGCGGAGCCGCCGTGGGCAAGGCGACCACCAGCCTCGTCGTGAACAGCGACGACGTCATCGGCGACCACATGTGGATCTGGCGCGGCGACCACGGCAGCGGCATCGGCTGGAACAGCAACACGGCCGACACCGGACTCGTGGTCAACGGTGACGACGTCACCATGTACGGCCTGTTCGTCGAGCACTACCAGAAGGACCAGACCATCTGGAACGGCAACGGAGGGCGGACGTACTTCTACCAGAACGAGATGCCCTACGATCCTCCGAACCAGGCGGCCTGGATGAACGGCTCCACCCAGGGCTACGCGGCGTACAAGGTCGCGGGCCACGTGACCAGCCACCAGGCCTACGGACTCGGCAGCTACTGCTTCTTCAACGTCAACAGCAGTGTGACCGCCGAGCGGGCGTTCGAGGCCCCCAACAGCCCGAACGTGCGCTTCCGGAACATGGTGACCGTTTCGCTCGGCGGTACGGGCACCATCCGGCACGTGATCAACGACCGGGGCGGTCCTTCCAACGCGGCCACCAACGTGGCCAACCTGGTGAGCTACCCCTGA
- a CDS encoding class I adenylate-forming enzyme family protein produces MRFLHDLLEKQCKVEATRPALTAGGVTWSYGELRSRSVNLAERLSGFGVARGDRVVIHAPNGPGTVAALFACSYAGAVAVVLNPRVRPFHLDHIAADCAPALALVAPELTGAHTGTGVRTVVLEADLWEAGPAPAAAPPAPGDRPGGHRLDGDRSEGDLACLIYTSGSTGMPKAVMSPHRQMAFAIDAIGQVLGYAADDTVFSCTPLSFDYGLYQVFLSLAAGAHLVLDGDASAGPALLRRLEETGATVFPLVPALAATLVRLAARAGAHRLKLRLVTNTGAALGESHISSLRAAVPGLRVAPMYGLTECKRVSILEPGNPEDLDARPGSVGRPLPGTSCAVVDEEGRVLPPGSAGELVVSGPHVMPGYWNAPELTAIRFRPGPDGGHALYTGDQCRMDEDGYIYFLGRDDDVYKRKGFRVSTMEIEQAALDISGVDQAAALSPVGDGPACLFVSGEVNVPEILAGLRDRLEPHKIPEVCEVLETLPLTPHGKIDKAALGSLTSAGTR; encoded by the coding sequence TTGCGTTTCCTACATGATCTGCTCGAGAAACAATGCAAAGTCGAGGCGACCCGTCCCGCGCTCACGGCCGGAGGTGTCACCTGGAGCTACGGCGAACTCCGCAGCCGGTCCGTGAACCTGGCCGAACGCCTTTCGGGCTTCGGCGTGGCCAGGGGCGACCGGGTCGTCATCCACGCCCCCAACGGACCGGGAACCGTGGCCGCGCTCTTCGCCTGCTCGTACGCGGGCGCCGTCGCGGTGGTCCTCAACCCCCGGGTCCGCCCCTTCCACCTCGACCACATCGCCGCGGACTGCGCTCCCGCGCTGGCCCTGGTCGCGCCCGAGCTGACCGGCGCCCATACGGGCACCGGGGTGCGGACCGTCGTCCTGGAAGCGGACCTGTGGGAAGCGGGCCCGGCCCCCGCGGCGGCCCCGCCGGCGCCCGGCGACCGCCCCGGGGGCCACCGCTTGGACGGCGACCGCTCGGAGGGCGACCTCGCCTGCCTGATCTACACCTCGGGCAGTACGGGCATGCCCAAGGCGGTGATGTCCCCCCACCGGCAGATGGCCTTCGCGATCGACGCGATCGGCCAGGTCCTCGGCTACGCGGCGGACGACACGGTCTTCTCCTGTACGCCGCTCTCCTTCGACTACGGCCTCTACCAGGTGTTCCTCTCCCTGGCCGCGGGCGCGCACCTGGTCCTGGACGGCGACGCCTCGGCCGGGCCCGCACTGCTGCGCAGGCTGGAGGAGACGGGGGCCACCGTCTTCCCGCTCGTCCCCGCGCTGGCGGCGACCCTGGTACGGCTGGCCGCCCGGGCCGGAGCGCACCGGCTGAAGCTGCGGCTCGTGACCAACACCGGCGCCGCGCTCGGCGAGTCCCACATCTCCTCGCTGCGCGCCGCCGTCCCCGGACTGCGCGTCGCCCCCATGTACGGGCTGACCGAGTGCAAGCGGGTGTCGATCCTGGAACCCGGCAACCCCGAGGACCTCGACGCGCGGCCCGGCTCGGTGGGGCGCCCGCTGCCGGGCACCAGCTGCGCGGTCGTGGACGAGGAGGGCCGGGTCCTCCCGCCCGGCAGCGCCGGCGAACTGGTGGTGTCCGGTCCGCATGTGATGCCGGGCTACTGGAACGCGCCCGAGCTCACCGCGATCCGGTTCCGGCCCGGCCCCGACGGCGGGCACGCCCTGTACACCGGCGACCAGTGCCGTATGGACGAGGACGGGTACATCTACTTCCTCGGCCGGGACGACGACGTCTACAAGCGGAAGGGATTCCGCGTCAGCACCATGGAGATAGAGCAGGCCGCGCTGGATATTTCCGGAGTCGACCAGGCGGCAGCGCTTTCACCTGTCGGCGACGGTCCCGCATGTCTGTTCGTCAGTGGTGAAGTGAACGTTCCGGAAATTCTCGCCGGACTCAGGGACCGTCTCGAACCGCATAAAATTCCCGAAGTGTGCGAGGTTCTGGAGACGCTTCCGCTGACGCCCCACGGGAAGATCGACAAGGCGGCCCTGGGTTCACTCACCTCTGCGGGGACACGATGA
- a CDS encoding acyl carrier protein — protein sequence MTTPDPELVAVLRRHLPELTEETPITEDSSLAELGLDSMRAVDVLFDIEDTFGVSLPDAALQPDTFNSLAGLRAALEQARDGVSA from the coding sequence ATGACCACTCCCGATCCCGAGCTCGTCGCCGTGCTCCGCCGCCACCTGCCGGAGCTGACCGAGGAGACGCCCATCACCGAGGACTCGTCCCTCGCGGAACTCGGCCTCGACTCGATGCGGGCCGTGGACGTCCTCTTCGACATCGAGGACACCTTCGGGGTGAGCCTGCCCGACGCGGCGCTCCAGCCAGACACCTTCAACAGCCTCGCCGGACTGCGCGCCGCCCTGGAGCAGGCGCGGGACGGGGTCTCCGCGTGA
- a CDS encoding type III PLP-dependent enzyme, with amino-acid sequence MTERIPLSAAISPYDAAAAYGTPLYLYDLDVVAQSHAGLVAALPQGAVIHYSLKANPHPQVAGVLAALGCRAEVSSTGELDSALTAGFAAADITYSGPAKTAPEIGQALRAGVTRFSVESVRDLETLVAVAHEGRQPGTGGSGGPGETGETGEIECLLRINADRPVPGMGLAMAGVSTKFGVDFAQVLRSPEAFKDTGRVRITGLHLYMGTNLPTEDVLLGQFDAALAMCGELAEALGRDFRELDLGGGFGTPYAAPGERPEFPGLRTGLEKLLDEHVPTWRDGGPAISFESGRYLVGSCGTLVTSVVEVKESKGQEYALLDSGIHHLGGLAGLRRLPPLRPRVLRLPGAEGAAGAEDAEPTGRTVHLAGPLCTPLDQWGSPSDLPQLHAGDLLAVPNTGAYGLTASLVGFLSYPAPVEVVTGGGRPTTASRAVFTRIPVERT; translated from the coding sequence ATGACAGAGAGAATTCCGCTTTCCGCGGCGATATCGCCGTACGATGCCGCCGCCGCGTACGGAACTCCGCTCTACCTCTACGACCTCGACGTGGTGGCGCAATCCCATGCGGGCCTCGTGGCCGCCCTGCCGCAGGGCGCGGTCATCCACTATTCGCTGAAGGCGAATCCGCACCCCCAGGTCGCCGGTGTACTGGCGGCTCTCGGATGTCGTGCCGAGGTCAGTTCCACCGGAGAACTTGATTCCGCTTTGACGGCGGGTTTTGCGGCAGCAGACATCACGTACAGCGGTCCCGCGAAGACGGCGCCGGAAATCGGACAGGCGCTGCGGGCCGGCGTCACCCGGTTCTCCGTGGAGTCCGTGCGCGACCTGGAGACCCTGGTCGCCGTGGCGCACGAGGGCCGGCAGCCCGGGACCGGCGGCAGCGGCGGGCCCGGCGAGACCGGAGAGACCGGCGAGATCGAGTGCCTGCTCCGCATCAACGCCGACCGCCCGGTACCCGGCATGGGACTGGCCATGGCGGGCGTGAGCACCAAGTTCGGCGTGGACTTCGCCCAAGTGCTCCGCTCCCCGGAGGCGTTCAAGGACACCGGCCGCGTCCGGATCACGGGCCTGCACCTCTACATGGGCACCAACCTGCCCACCGAGGACGTACTGCTCGGCCAGTTCGACGCCGCCCTCGCCATGTGCGGGGAGCTGGCCGAGGCCCTCGGCCGGGACTTCCGCGAACTGGACCTCGGCGGCGGCTTCGGCACCCCCTACGCCGCCCCCGGCGAGCGGCCCGAATTCCCCGGCCTGCGCACGGGACTCGAAAAGCTGCTGGACGAGCACGTGCCCACCTGGCGCGACGGCGGCCCCGCCATCTCCTTCGAGTCCGGCCGCTACCTCGTCGGCTCCTGCGGGACCTTGGTGACCTCGGTCGTCGAGGTGAAGGAGTCGAAGGGCCAGGAGTACGCCCTGCTCGACAGCGGCATCCACCACCTCGGCGGGCTCGCCGGACTGCGCCGACTGCCCCCGCTGCGCCCGCGCGTCCTGCGGCTGCCCGGCGCCGAGGGCGCCGCCGGGGCCGAGGACGCGGAGCCGACCGGCCGGACCGTGCACCTGGCCGGTCCGCTGTGCACCCCGCTGGACCAGTGGGGCAGCCCCTCCGACCTTCCCCAGCTGCACGCCGGCGACCTGCTGGCCGTGCCCAACACAGGTGCCTACGGCCTGACAGCCAGCCTGGTGGGCTTCCTCAGCTATCCCGCACCCGTGGAGGTGGTCACGGGCGGCGGACGCCCCACCACCGCCTCGCGCGCTGTCTTCACCCGTATCCCTGTCGAGAGGACTTGA